In a genomic window of Croceibacterium sp. TMG7-5b_MA50:
- the guaB gene encoding IMP dehydrogenase, with the protein MEIETGLTFDDVLLRPAESDILPSQANTRTRLTRGIGLNIPILSAAMDTVTESEMAIVMAQLGGIGVLHRNLTVEEQCDAVRRVKRFESGMVVNPITIRPDATLGEAQAIMQANRISGIPVTDGSGHLRGILTHRDVRFADNPAQPVEELMTRDNLATVREGVSSDEARRLLHQRRIEKLLVVDESYRCIGLITVKDIEKAVLHPDATKDAGGRLRVAAATTVGDKGFERTEALVDAECDVIIIDTAHGHNREVAKAVERVKKLSNSVQVIAGNVATAEATKALVGAGADAVKVGIGPGSICTTRIVAGVGVPQLTAVMESAQAAGDVPVIADGGLRTSGDAAKALAAGASAVMVGSLLAGTEEAPGETFLYQGRAYKAYRGMGSVGAMARGSADRYFQQDIKDQMKLVPEGIEGQVPYKGPARDVVHQLVGGIKAAMGYTGSASIADLKERARFIRITNAGLSESHVHDVAITREAPNYPTR; encoded by the coding sequence ATGGAAATCGAAACCGGCCTGACCTTTGACGACGTCCTGCTGAGGCCGGCCGAAAGCGATATCTTGCCCAGTCAGGCGAACACCCGCACGCGGCTGACGCGCGGCATCGGGCTCAACATCCCTATCCTGTCCGCCGCGATGGACACCGTGACAGAGAGCGAGATGGCGATCGTCATGGCTCAGCTCGGCGGGATCGGCGTGCTCCACCGCAACCTGACGGTGGAGGAGCAGTGCGATGCCGTCCGCCGGGTCAAGCGGTTCGAAAGCGGCATGGTCGTGAACCCGATCACCATCCGCCCCGACGCCACCTTGGGGGAGGCGCAGGCGATCATGCAGGCAAACCGCATTAGCGGCATCCCGGTGACGGACGGCTCCGGGCACTTGCGCGGTATCCTGACCCACCGCGACGTCCGCTTCGCCGACAACCCGGCGCAGCCGGTGGAGGAGTTGATGACGCGCGACAACCTCGCCACCGTGCGCGAGGGCGTCAGTTCGGACGAGGCACGCCGCCTGCTGCACCAGCGCCGGATCGAGAAGCTGCTGGTGGTGGACGAGAGCTATCGCTGCATCGGCCTCATCACCGTCAAGGACATCGAGAAGGCGGTGCTGCACCCCGATGCGACCAAGGATGCGGGCGGCCGCCTGCGCGTTGCCGCGGCCACTACCGTCGGCGACAAGGGGTTCGAGCGGACGGAGGCGCTGGTCGATGCCGAATGCGACGTCATCATCATCGACACCGCGCACGGCCACAACCGGGAGGTCGCCAAGGCGGTCGAACGGGTCAAGAAGCTGAGCAATTCGGTGCAGGTCATCGCCGGCAACGTCGCCACGGCGGAGGCGACGAAGGCGCTGGTCGGTGCCGGCGCAGATGCGGTGAAGGTCGGCATCGGGCCGGGCTCCATCTGCACCACCCGCATCGTGGCGGGCGTCGGCGTCCCGCAGCTGACTGCCGTCATGGAAAGCGCGCAGGCAGCGGGCGACGTGCCGGTGATCGCCGATGGTGGCCTGCGTACCAGTGGCGATGCGGCCAAGGCGCTTGCCGCCGGTGCTAGTGCTGTGATGGTCGGCTCGCTGCTCGCCGGAACGGAGGAAGCGCCGGGTGAGACGTTCCTGTACCAGGGCCGTGCCTACAAGGCGTATCGTGGCATGGGCAGTGTCGGCGCCATGGCCCGCGGCAGTGCTGACCGCTATTTCCAGCAGGACATCAAGGACCAGATGAAGCTGGTGCCTGAGGGGATCGAGGGGCAGGTGCCGTACAAGGGCCCGGCGCGCGACGTGGTCCACCAGCTCGTCGGCGGGATCAAGGCGGCGATGGGCTACACCGGCAGCGCCAGCATCGCCGATTTGAAGGAGCGCGCGCGCTTCATCCGCATCACCAATGCGGGCCTCTCCGAAAGCCATGTCCACGACGTCGCCATCACCCGCGAAGCGCCCAACTACCCGACCCGCTGA